The following proteins are co-located in the Nonlabens ponticola genome:
- a CDS encoding response regulator codes for MKVLLADHHPLFRRGIKSMMKSSKKFNFKGKVEDGRFLISEIQKLSPDILVLEVDLPNSNGVGVLRELRTEFPDLKVLVVSCHPEEIYAHSSIKAGANGYIAKTRSVKEVKKAFETVAAGKKFLSENIKRKESNKATSAEVLRFKTLSTREIEVLNLLSRGKRNKEIAQSLAINEKTVSTYKTRLLKKLNVDNIAELIHQSRLLQITN; via the coding sequence ATGAAAGTTCTTTTGGCAGATCATCATCCTCTATTTAGGCGTGGTATCAAAAGCATGATGAAAAGCAGTAAGAAATTCAACTTTAAAGGTAAGGTTGAAGATGGACGTTTCTTGATATCTGAAATTCAAAAATTATCTCCAGACATTCTTGTTCTTGAAGTTGATCTACCTAACTCTAATGGAGTAGGCGTTCTAAGAGAATTGAGAACCGAGTTTCCAGATCTTAAAGTACTAGTAGTAAGCTGTCATCCAGAAGAGATTTATGCTCATTCATCCATAAAAGCTGGAGCTAACGGGTACATTGCCAAAACAAGATCAGTCAAGGAAGTGAAAAAAGCTTTTGAGACTGTTGCAGCTGGGAAGAAATTTCTATCAGAGAATATTAAAAGAAAAGAAAGCAATAAAGCCACTAGCGCTGAAGTGCTGAGATTTAAAACACTTTCTACCAGAGAGATTGAGGTCCTTAACCTACTTTCAAGAGGTAAGCGCAATAAAGAGATCGCTCAATCACTAGCCATCAATGAGAAAACTGTAAGTACTTATAAGACTCGTTTACTCAAAAAGTTGAATGTAGATAACATTGCAGAGCTGATCCACCAGTCTCGATTGTTGCAAATTACCAACTAG